In a genomic window of Gossypium arboreum isolate Shixiya-1 chromosome 7, ASM2569848v2, whole genome shotgun sequence:
- the LOC108478831 gene encoding uncharacterized protein LOC108478831, whose protein sequence is MDSQKQLEERCRWLEEKFKAMESADHHQGIDAKDLSLVLDLVLPPKFKMPEFEKYNGTSCPEAHITMFCRRMTGYVNNDQLLIHCFQDSLNMEKKSNESFRQYAQRWREVAIQVQPPLLEKETTMLFINTLKAPFITHMLGSATKSFSDIVMTGEMIENVVRRGKIELGESAKKSVPGKSDNEVNNTSTFNKGQSKSFTVNQPKMVTTDQQSPESNARKNTEMPQFTHIPMTYMELYQNMFNAHVVSPFYLEPLQPPYPKWYDRNAQCDYYAGITGHSIENCTAFKKVVERLIKVGIVRFDDSAMPNVAGNPLPNHTDQGVNGISEGKNKKIKCEVAKVRTPLRQVWREMVMRGLIALDLGRESKKERNYCEFHNEVGYEIQEYMEFRALVQNMMNNKEMKFYEETKNPVEGDICASEGESTVQNQIVNYPVVIISRPKNNEARVQLLPRVIIQRPAVFLYKDSKRVPWNYDCNVTIPGKESLVDTLKEDQDRGSYTRSERCYDTASEKAQPVKGKALVVEGVKEKATKSELPVNELVNEEEAKEFLKFLKHSKYSMVEQLRKQPARISVLALLLSSKVHRSALMKVLNETYVANDISVNKLDRLVSNISADNYIFFNDNKIPPSGMGSTKALHITTRCKGYTLPGVLIDNGSTLNVLLLTTLNRLPVDSSHMKECQNIVKAFDDTERNVMGRIELKLVSEGRLITINTEEDIIATVSNNAPYLETDDEAIECSFRSLEFVNATFIAEGSKILVPKLSKTTRMSLQLTIGKGALPGRGLGRHLQGRVETLMPKDKKDRFDLGFKPDAKQRRRELGKKGIIHPERDTPMTGAIEERLESLDINVICEEETGGENLSGICLCTLGSVLDNWTAEEIPVAFRMDSE, encoded by the exons ATGGATTCGCAAAAACAATTAGAAGAACGGTGTAGATggcttgaagagaaatttaaagcCATGGAGAGCGCGGATCatcatcaagggattgatgcCAAGGATCTGAGCCTGGTCCTAGATTTAGTCCTCCCCCCTAAATTCAAAATGCCTGAattcgagaaatacaatggaacaaGCTGCCCTGAAGCCCACATCACCATGTTTTGCAGGCGAATGACGGGATATGTTAACAATGACCAGCTACTAATccactgctttcaagatagtctg AATATGGAAAAAAAGTCAAATGAAAGTTTCAGACAGTATGCACAAAGGTGGAGAGAGgtggccatacaagttcagccgCCACTTCTAGAAAAAGAGACAACAATGCTCTTTATTAACACATTGAAAGCCCcttttatcactcatatgttgggaagcgccaCTAAGAGCTTCTCTGACATAGTGATGACGGGAGAAATGATCGAAAATGTTGTAAGGAGAGGCAAGATAGAATTGGGAGAGAGTGCTAAGAAGTCAGTCCCGGGGAAAAGTGATAATGAAGTGAACAACACGAGTACATTCAACAAGGGGCAGTCCAAATCATTTACCGTAAATCAACCCAAAATGGTGACCACCGATCAACAAAGCCCTGAATCCAATGCAAGGAAGAACACAGAAATGCCACAATTCACCCATATACCTATGACATATATGGAGTTGTACCAGAATATGTTCAACGCTCATGTGGTATCCCCTTTCTACCTGGAGCCACTGCAGCCcccgtatcccaaatggtatgacagaAACGCCCAATGTGACTACTATGCGGGAATTACCGGGCATTCAATCGAAAATTGTACTGCATTCAAGAAAGTGGTCGAAAGACTCATTAAGGTGGGAATCGTGAGATTTGATGACTCAGCCATGCCCAATGTAGCAGGAAACCCACTCCCCAATCACACCGACCAAGGAGTGAACGGGATAAGTGAAGGCAAAAACAAGAAGATTAAGTGTGAGGTTGCGAAAGTCAGGACTCCATTGAGACAAGTGTGGAGGGAGATGGTCATGAGAGGTTTGATCGCGTTGGATTTAGGAAGAGAATCCAAAAAAGAGAGGAACTACTGCGAGTTTCACAATGAGGTGGGGTATGAAATCCAAGAGTATATGGAGTTCAGGGCCCTAGTGCAGAACATGATGAACAATAAGGAAATGAAATTCTATGAAGAGACTAAAAACCCCGTAGAGGGAGACATATGTGCGTCGGAGGGAGAGTCGACGGTACAAAATCAAATAGTTAACTACCCCGTGGTTATCATATcgagacccaaaaataatgaagctAGAGTTCAACTACTACCAAGGGTCATAATCCAGAGACCTGCGGTCTTCCTTTACAAAGATAGCAAAAGGGTCCCATGGAATTATGATTGTAATGTGACAATTCCGGGGAAGGAAAGCCTAGTCGACACTTTAAAAGAGGACCAAGATAGGGGCTCCTATACACGTAGCGAGAGATGTTATGATACAGCGAGTGAGAAGGCACAGCCCGTAAAAGGAAAAGCCCTAGTGGTCGAAGGGGTGAAGGAAAAAGCGACCAAATCTGAACTTCCTGTCAATGAGCTAGTTAACGAAGAAGAGGCTaaggagtttttaaaattcctaaagcatagTAAATACAGCATGGTGGAACAGCTACGTAAACAACCAGCTCGTATCTCAGTGCTGGCCTTACTTCTAAGCTCGAAAGTTCATCGCAGCGCGCTAATGAAGGTCTTGAATGAAACGTATGTTGCCAATGATATCTCTGTTAACAAACTGGACCGATTGGTTAGTAACATAAGTGCCGACAACTATATCTTCTTCAATGACAATAAGATACCACCAAGTGGCATGGGGTCGACTAAAGCATTACACATTACCACGCGCTGTAAAGGGTATACGCTGCCAGGCGTACTGATTGACAACGGATCAACTTTGAACGTCCTGCTATTGACCACACTAAACAGATTACCTGTAGACAGCTCTCACATGAAAGAGTGCCAGAACATAGTGAAGGCATTTGATGACACGGAGAGAAATGTGATGGGCAGAATCGAG TTGAAGCTGGTATCAGAGGGGAGGTTGATAACGATCAATACTGAAGAGGATATCATTGCAACTGTGAGCAATAATGCGccctatttggagacagatgacgAAGCAATCGAATGTTCATTTCGATCTTTAGAATTTGTTAATGCAACCTTCATCGCTGAGGGAAGCAAAATTCTGGTGCCAAAATTGTCCAAAACCACGAGGATGAGCCTCCAGTTAACGATTGGAAAAGGAGCCCTACCCGGAAGAGGACTTgggagacatctgcaaggaaGGGTTGAAACGCTAATGCCGAAAGACAAGAAAGACCGCTTCGATTTAGGATTTAAGCCGGATGCAAAACAAAGGAGAAGGGAGCTGGGAAAGAA GGGAATCATTCATCCCGAGAGAGACACACCAATGACGGGAGCTATAGAAGAAAGGCTGGAAAGCTTGGACATCAACGTCATATGTGAAGAGGAGACCGGAGGAGAGAATTTGTCGGGCATTTGCCTCTGCACGCTTGGAAGTGTTCTGGACaactggactgcggaagagattcctgtagcttTTAGAATggattcagagtaa